In the genome of Deinococcus deserti VCD115, one region contains:
- a CDS encoding HpcH/HpaI aldolase/citrate lyase family protein, with the protein MRTRPPRSMLYVPGDKPRAIEKALTLGADAVILDLEDAVAPEKKTEARYNVREALRADWACPVLVRVNGHGSEWEHDDREMALYSGVDGLVLPKVEDARQLHALQVHVPLWAMIETPCGVLAAPEIAAVPGVAGLLAGANDLARALRTRMHPDRLPLLHALSAVVLAARACGKVPVDAVYNDVRDLQGFERECLQGRALGFAGKTVIHPGQVAAANEAYGVSEAEAQSARGLLAAWSAARAEGRSVATYQGALVEQMHADDAQEQLDLWEASRGTSSSGDPLA; encoded by the coding sequence ATGCGCACTAGGCCGCCGCGCTCCATGCTCTACGTGCCGGGCGATAAACCCCGCGCTATCGAAAAAGCGCTGACGCTGGGGGCCGACGCCGTGATCCTGGACCTAGAAGACGCCGTGGCGCCCGAAAAAAAGACCGAAGCCAGGTATAACGTCCGTGAAGCGCTGCGGGCCGACTGGGCCTGCCCGGTCCTGGTGCGGGTCAACGGCCACGGCTCCGAGTGGGAACACGACGACCGGGAGATGGCGCTCTATTCGGGCGTGGATGGACTGGTTCTTCCAAAAGTGGAGGACGCGCGGCAGCTTCATGCCCTGCAGGTGCACGTTCCCCTGTGGGCCATGATCGAGACACCCTGCGGGGTTCTTGCGGCACCCGAGATTGCCGCGGTGCCGGGTGTGGCCGGGTTGCTGGCCGGAGCCAATGACCTGGCCCGTGCGCTGCGCACCCGTATGCATCCGGACCGGCTGCCACTGCTGCACGCGCTGTCGGCCGTCGTGCTGGCCGCACGCGCCTGTGGGAAAGTGCCGGTAGACGCGGTCTACAACGATGTCCGGGACCTCCAGGGGTTTGAGCGGGAGTGCCTCCAGGGCCGCGCCCTGGGCTTTGCCGGCAAGACTGTGATTCACCCGGGACAGGTGGCGGCCGCCAACGAGGCTTACGGCGTGTCGGAGGCGGAAGCCCAGAGCGCCAGGGGTCTTCTGGCCGCGTGGTCGGCGGCGCGGGCCGAGGGGCGCAGCGTAGCCACCTATCAGGGCGCGCTGGTTGAGCAGATGCACGCCGATGACGCCCAGGAGCAGCTTGACCTCTGGGAAGCCTCGCGCGGCACCAGCTCTTCCGGCGACCCACTTGCTTAA
- a CDS encoding PfkB family carbohydrate kinase — protein MALTDREQELLKLIQASPLSTPEDLARQLGTSRAAVNVHVSSLVRKGALLGRGYILPDAQEAPRIVVVGGANMDLKARTSQSCVLATSNPGMTTQTPGGVARNVAENLGRLRVPVSLVSAVGRDVLGDALLRETEAAGVEVRGVLRVPDEPTGTYTAVLDETGELVVAVAAMGVMDRLSPAALRERRGLLRGASWIVADGNLRQDTLLLLLELSAEAGVQVAFEPVSVPKAAQLRPALKARRAPALITPNVAELAALLERTVPDTPGDLRTAALELHDQGVDLIWIRRGALGSLVSTPDGAQTLPALPAALRDVTGAGDAMLAAFLAALVAGLSPTEAARHGHAAAALTIESPFTVVPDLSPETLRARLTSA, from the coding sequence ATGGCCCTGACTGACCGTGAGCAGGAACTCCTGAAGCTGATCCAGGCGTCTCCGCTGTCTACTCCCGAGGATCTGGCCCGCCAGCTGGGCACCTCCCGGGCAGCCGTGAACGTGCACGTCAGCAGTCTGGTCCGCAAAGGAGCCCTGCTCGGACGCGGCTACATCCTGCCTGACGCCCAGGAGGCTCCGCGCATCGTGGTGGTGGGCGGCGCCAACATGGACCTGAAAGCGCGCACGTCGCAGTCGTGTGTCCTGGCCACCAGCAACCCCGGGATGACCACCCAGACTCCCGGCGGAGTGGCCCGCAACGTTGCAGAAAACCTGGGCCGCCTGAGGGTTCCCGTCAGCCTCGTCTCGGCGGTGGGCCGCGATGTCCTGGGTGACGCCCTGCTGCGCGAAACTGAGGCCGCAGGCGTAGAGGTGCGCGGCGTCCTCCGGGTGCCTGACGAACCTACCGGCACCTATACCGCTGTGCTCGACGAGACCGGCGAACTTGTGGTGGCGGTGGCCGCCATGGGAGTCATGGACCGCCTCTCCCCTGCCGCCCTGCGTGAGCGGCGTGGTCTGCTGCGCGGCGCCTCCTGGATCGTCGCGGACGGCAACCTCCGGCAGGACACCCTGCTGCTGCTGCTGGAGTTGAGTGCAGAGGCCGGCGTGCAGGTGGCCTTCGAGCCCGTCAGCGTTCCCAAGGCGGCTCAGCTTCGCCCCGCCCTGAAGGCCAGGCGGGCTCCGGCCCTGATCACACCGAATGTCGCGGAACTGGCTGCCCTGCTGGAACGCACCGTCCCCGATACGCCCGGAGACCTGCGCACCGCCGCACTGGAATTGCACGACCAGGGTGTGGACCTGATCTGGATCCGCCGGGGTGCCCTGGGCAGTCTGGTGTCTACCCCTGACGGGGCCCAAACCTTGCCAGCCCTGCCTGCGGCCCTGCGTGACGTGACCGGCGCAGGAGACGCCATGCTGGCGGCGTTCCTGGCCGCGCTGGTTGCAGGCCTCTCCCCCACCGAGGCGGCCCGGCATGGGCATGCCGCTGCTGCCCTGACCATCGAAAGCCCCTTCACGGTCGTGCCGGACCTCAGCCCCGAAACGCTGCGGGCCCGGCTGACTTCTGCCTGA
- a CDS encoding pseudouridine-5'-phosphate glycosidase, giving the protein MTHAPLSPDLAALMDLHPDVAAALQARQPVVALESTIISHGMPFPQNVDMARGVEDVVREHGATPATIAVLGGRLKVGLTPEELHLLATDSSVQKISTRDLPVTVALGGHGATTVASTMRIAALAGIRVFATGGTGGVHRGAGQTMDISADLLELARTDVCVVSAGVKSILDIGLTLEVLETQGVPAITLGSEEFPAFYSRSSGFRSPLTVRNEAQVARVLKAKWTMGLSGGVLLANPVPKESEIPAAEITPHIEQALADMDALGLTGKDTTPYLLGRIVEITGGRSLETNIALVRHNAAVAARVAAEYALL; this is encoded by the coding sequence ATGACCCATGCTCCCCTCAGCCCTGACCTCGCCGCCCTGATGGACCTTCACCCTGATGTTGCCGCCGCCCTGCAAGCCAGACAGCCGGTGGTCGCCCTGGAAAGCACCATCATCAGCCATGGCATGCCCTTCCCGCAGAACGTGGACATGGCCCGCGGCGTCGAAGACGTGGTGCGGGAGCATGGCGCCACCCCTGCCACCATCGCGGTGCTGGGGGGGCGGCTGAAGGTAGGACTCACACCAGAGGAACTGCACCTGCTGGCCACGGACAGCAGCGTGCAGAAAATCAGCACCCGTGACCTGCCAGTGACAGTTGCCCTGGGCGGACACGGCGCCACGACGGTCGCCTCGACCATGCGAATCGCGGCGCTGGCAGGCATCCGGGTCTTTGCCACTGGCGGCACAGGCGGCGTTCACCGCGGCGCCGGGCAGACCATGGACATCAGTGCTGACCTGCTGGAACTGGCCCGTACCGATGTCTGCGTGGTCAGCGCCGGTGTCAAGAGCATCCTGGATATAGGGCTGACGTTGGAGGTCCTGGAAACGCAGGGAGTCCCGGCCATTACGCTGGGGAGCGAGGAATTCCCGGCCTTCTACTCCCGGTCCAGCGGCTTCAGATCACCCCTGACCGTGCGGAACGAAGCCCAGGTGGCCCGCGTGCTGAAGGCCAAATGGACCATGGGCCTGTCTGGCGGCGTTCTTCTGGCCAACCCGGTCCCCAAGGAAAGTGAGATTCCGGCAGCCGAGATCACGCCGCATATCGAGCAGGCTCTGGCAGACATGGACGCGTTGGGGCTGACTGGCAAAGACACCACGCCGTACCTGCTGGGCCGCATCGTGGAAATTACAGGGGGCCGGAGCCTGGAGACCAATATCGCCCTGGTGCGGCATAACGCGGCAGTGGCGGCGCGGGTCGCGGCTGAATACGCCCTGCTGTAA
- a CDS encoding bifunctional nicotinamide-nucleotide adenylyltransferase/Nudix hydroxylase, translating to MAAPLSSGSRRKRTFGVYIGRFEPPHQAHLLVMLEALQSVQKLIVVVGSARAARNTKNPFTAEERQDLITAMLLEAGVPRSRVLFVHVRDYFYNESLWLSEVQAGVQAHTRGSTDVALIGHLKDESSYYLRSFPAWEFIPTHVVSALSATDVRRAYFEDRVEDVPGMVPPAVHAFLVQFRQTSEYAELRAEYDYLRDYRAAWKDAPFPPVFVTTDAVVTRSGHVLLVRRGGMPGRGRLAMPGGFLEQKETLLECCVRNVHEETGVGEGTHLSAALKSQAVFDYPDRSQRGRTVTHAFYFDLGIGQLPRLSRGSDATEPLWLSLSDAMSTPELFFEDHHAIIEHFLMRG from the coding sequence ATGGCTGCCCCCTTGTCCAGCGGTTCCCGGCGCAAGCGCACCTTCGGCGTGTATATCGGCCGGTTCGAACCGCCGCATCAGGCGCATCTGCTGGTGATGCTCGAAGCGCTGCAGAGCGTTCAGAAACTTATTGTTGTTGTCGGTTCTGCACGTGCGGCGCGCAACACGAAAAATCCCTTCACAGCCGAGGAACGCCAGGACCTGATCACGGCCATGCTGCTGGAGGCCGGCGTCCCAAGGAGCCGGGTGCTGTTCGTGCATGTGCGTGACTACTTTTATAACGAGAGCCTGTGGTTGTCCGAGGTACAGGCCGGAGTCCAGGCTCATACCCGGGGCAGCACGGATGTGGCCCTGATCGGTCACCTGAAAGATGAAAGCAGTTACTACCTGCGTTCCTTTCCGGCCTGGGAATTCATTCCTACGCACGTGGTGAGTGCCCTGAGTGCCACGGACGTCCGCCGGGCTTACTTTGAAGACCGGGTAGAAGACGTGCCGGGCATGGTGCCCCCGGCTGTGCACGCCTTCCTCGTTCAGTTCCGCCAGACCTCCGAATACGCCGAACTGCGCGCCGAGTACGACTATCTGCGTGACTACCGGGCCGCCTGGAAGGACGCTCCCTTTCCGCCGGTGTTCGTGACCACGGACGCGGTCGTTACCCGGAGCGGACACGTTCTGCTGGTGCGCCGCGGTGGGATGCCTGGTCGTGGCCGGCTGGCCATGCCAGGTGGGTTCCTGGAACAGAAAGAGACACTGCTGGAATGCTGCGTTCGCAACGTCCATGAGGAAACCGGAGTGGGTGAAGGCACGCATCTCTCTGCTGCCCTGAAGTCACAGGCAGTGTTCGACTACCCGGACCGCAGCCAGCGAGGCCGCACGGTGACACACGCCTTTTACTTCGACCTGGGCATTGGCCAGCTGCCCCGCCTGAGCAGAGGAAGCGACGCCACCGAGCCCCTGTGGCTTTCCCTGAGTGACGCCATGAGCACCCCCGAACTGTTTTTCGAGGACCATCACGCGATTATTGAGCACTTTTTGATGCGGGGTTGA
- a CDS encoding DUF1206 domain-containing protein, producing the protein MADLKQTGKRVAHGVEAGMHKAGTEVSDATHKAAPGLEALARFGYASKGLVYGMVGMLALSVALGRGGATTDSQGALIRLQDLPGGTILMWLLVLGLIGYALWQMVRAFLDPERQGKEAKGIVKRIGYFLSGLVNLGLALFAARLAMRGSASRNQQSEAQAAGDVLALPGGQLLLGLAGLVLLAVAGNQLYSAAGAKFMKRMKFSGSAGHGEKLKRIGQIGIGARGITLGIIGVFLLVAAWRNKAGMVPGVSEVLTWLNQQPAGNFLLGVLALGTLCYGVWCGVQALYRRIRVEGSAA; encoded by the coding sequence ATGGCAGACCTCAAGCAGACGGGAAAAAGAGTGGCGCACGGGGTTGAAGCGGGCATGCATAAGGCTGGGACCGAGGTCAGCGACGCGACGCACAAGGCAGCTCCCGGTCTGGAGGCCCTGGCCCGCTTCGGCTACGCCAGCAAGGGTCTGGTATACGGCATGGTGGGCATGCTGGCCCTGAGCGTCGCCCTGGGCCGCGGAGGCGCCACCACCGATTCGCAGGGCGCACTGATCCGTTTGCAGGACCTGCCGGGCGGGACAATTCTGATGTGGCTGCTTGTGCTGGGCCTGATCGGCTACGCGCTATGGCAGATGGTTCGTGCTTTTCTGGACCCCGAGCGGCAGGGCAAGGAAGCCAAGGGCATCGTCAAGCGAATTGGCTACTTTCTCAGCGGCCTGGTAAATCTGGGTCTGGCCTTGTTTGCCGCACGTCTAGCCATGCGGGGCAGCGCCTCACGCAACCAGCAGAGTGAGGCGCAGGCCGCTGGCGACGTCCTGGCGCTTCCTGGTGGACAGCTGTTGCTTGGGCTGGCAGGCCTGGTGCTCCTGGCAGTTGCGGGCAACCAGTTGTACAGTGCGGCCGGTGCAAAGTTTATGAAGCGCATGAAATTCAGTGGCTCGGCCGGGCACGGCGAGAAGCTCAAGCGAATCGGGCAAATTGGCATCGGAGCCCGGGGAATCACCCTGGGGATCATCGGAGTCTTCCTGCTGGTAGCCGCGTGGCGGAACAAAGCAGGCATGGTTCCTGGGGTTTCCGAGGTCCTGACCTGGCTGAACCAGCAACCAGCCGGCAACTTCCTGCTGGGCGTGCTGGCCCTGGGCACCCTGTGTTATGGGGTGTGGTGTGGCGTGCAGGCCCTGTACCGCCGCATCCGCGTGGAGGGCAGCGCCGCATGA
- a CDS encoding methylglyoxal synthase has product MTGSSVKRQVALIAHDKKKLELAMFALTHRETLANFHLVATGTTGSVLQKQTGLQVERVLSGPLGGDQQIGARLADEAVLAVFFFRDPLTAQPHEPDVSALVRLCDVHDIPLATNPASAEALMLWLKTQSGIGS; this is encoded by the coding sequence ATGACTGGATCTTCGGTCAAACGGCAGGTGGCGCTGATTGCCCACGACAAGAAAAAGCTCGAACTGGCCATGTTTGCCCTGACGCACCGCGAAACGCTGGCGAACTTTCATCTGGTCGCCACTGGAACCACCGGCAGCGTGCTGCAAAAGCAGACCGGCCTGCAGGTAGAACGGGTCCTGTCCGGTCCGCTGGGTGGCGATCAGCAGATCGGCGCGCGCCTCGCAGACGAAGCTGTGCTGGCCGTGTTCTTTTTCCGTGACCCGCTGACTGCCCAGCCGCATGAGCCGGATGTCTCAGCGCTGGTACGTCTGTGCGACGTGCATGACATTCCCCTGGCAACCAATCCGGCCAGTGCGGAAGCGCTGATGCTGTGGCTTAAAACCCAGAGCGGGATTGGCAGCTGA
- a CDS encoding PP2C family protein-serine/threonine phosphatase has translation MRVPVTPALSFGLLTDVGRQRQGGVNQDAALALDLPQGGLYAVADGMGGHAAGELAANLALDALAQHYAEERGTPPTRLVAAVQAANLAVLHHAVGEYMGMGTTLLAAVIDRGALLIAHVGDSRAYLLREGTLHRLTEDHSWVAEQVRLGLLTEEEARTHQWRSVVSNALGGEERVRLEMFGVPLHAGDRLLLCSDGLSGVVSEENLIMLLSSGTPQDTVRQLVNAANDAGGPDNITALIVDVLRESRLPNYELPPPRTDGPVYADILLSTHRGNSLVTYVLLMLAYFTLLSVILIPEHRSLLGILGSVVMLLIMVGQRVTLTRQAQRYLERPRAALSRVTGRRASDVKSHR, from the coding sequence ATGCGCGTTCCGGTAACGCCCGCTCTGAGCTTTGGTCTGTTGACAGACGTGGGGCGTCAGAGACAGGGCGGCGTAAATCAGGACGCGGCGCTGGCTTTAGACCTGCCACAAGGCGGCCTGTACGCTGTGGCTGATGGCATGGGCGGACATGCCGCCGGAGAACTGGCCGCCAATCTCGCTCTGGACGCCCTGGCACAACACTATGCCGAGGAGCGCGGAACGCCCCCAACGCGCCTGGTTGCAGCGGTACAGGCGGCCAATCTGGCTGTCCTGCACCACGCGGTCGGGGAGTACATGGGGATGGGCACCACGCTGCTGGCCGCCGTGATTGACCGGGGCGCCCTGCTGATTGCGCACGTGGGGGACTCGCGGGCGTATCTGCTGCGCGAAGGCACCCTGCACCGCCTCACTGAGGACCACTCCTGGGTGGCCGAACAGGTTCGTCTGGGACTGCTGACCGAGGAAGAGGCCCGCACCCATCAGTGGCGCAGTGTGGTCAGCAATGCCCTGGGCGGCGAAGAACGCGTTCGCCTGGAAATGTTTGGTGTACCGTTGCACGCCGGAGACCGTCTGCTGCTGTGCAGTGACGGCCTGAGCGGCGTGGTCAGCGAAGAGAATCTGATCATGCTGCTCAGTAGCGGTACCCCGCAGGACACGGTGCGGCAGCTGGTCAATGCGGCCAATGACGCCGGAGGACCGGACAACATCACAGCGCTGATCGTGGATGTGCTGCGCGAATCCCGTCTTCCCAATTACGAACTGCCCCCGCCGCGCACCGACGGGCCCGTCTACGCCGATATCCTGCTCAGTACCCATCGGGGCAACAGCCTGGTGACCTATGTGCTGCTGATGCTGGCCTATTTTACGCTGCTGAGTGTGATTCTGATCCCGGAGCACCGGTCACTGCTCGGGATCCTGGGGAGCGTGGTCATGCTTCTGATCATGGTTGGGCAACGTGTCACGCTGACGCGCCAGGCACAACGTTACCTTGAGCGTCCCCGCGCTGCCCTGAGCCGCGTCACCGGGCGGCGCGCATCTGATGTGAAATCCCACCGGTAG
- a CDS encoding RidA family protein, with the protein MKDIVQTDSAPAAIGPYSQAVSFGNLVITSGQIPLTPAGDLVAGGITEQTEQVIANLKAVLAAAGTDLARVVKTTVFLADMNEFAAMNAVYEKHFPAPYPARSTVQVARLPRDVRVEIEVIAERH; encoded by the coding sequence ATGAAAGACATTGTGCAGACGGACAGTGCGCCGGCCGCTATTGGTCCCTACAGCCAGGCAGTCAGCTTCGGCAATCTGGTCATTACCAGCGGGCAGATTCCCCTGACCCCCGCCGGGGATCTGGTTGCAGGCGGCATCACCGAGCAGACCGAACAGGTGATCGCCAACCTGAAAGCGGTGCTGGCGGCGGCCGGTACCGATCTGGCGCGGGTAGTCAAGACCACCGTGTTCCTGGCCGACATGAACGAGTTCGCAGCCATGAACGCGGTCTATGAGAAGCACTTTCCTGCTCCGTACCCAGCCCGCAGCACCGTTCAGGTGGCCCGGCTCCCACGTGACGTGCGAGTAGAGATCGAGGTCATAGCCGAGCGGCACTAA
- a CDS encoding PSP1 domain-containing protein, which yields MLSEVPHAVGTKVVVQGKRGPEVATVRGEPGERKAQERYGMVLRAATPEDLARWEDLHRQGEDLKWLLRARARERSLPVKLVAVEFTLDESLVTVSYSADERIELTSLIGEVRAHTRARVNFAAVGPREQAQMIGTLGACGRENCSSNHLQDFAPVSIRMARDQQLPLNPEKLSGPCGRLLCCLQFEHTQYLELLKDLPRKNAKVCHEGSGACGKVTKLHPLSGTVDVHTDQGTLLGVPAADLRRATEEARIPSEKGARPPRRDPGTGAS from the coding sequence ATGCTGAGCGAGGTCCCGCATGCGGTCGGGACAAAAGTGGTCGTGCAGGGCAAGCGCGGCCCGGAAGTTGCGACGGTACGCGGCGAGCCGGGCGAGCGCAAGGCCCAGGAGCGCTACGGCATGGTGCTGCGCGCTGCCACCCCTGAGGACCTGGCCCGGTGGGAAGACCTGCACCGTCAGGGCGAGGACCTGAAGTGGCTGCTGCGGGCCCGGGCGCGTGAGCGCTCATTGCCTGTGAAACTCGTTGCCGTGGAATTCACCCTCGACGAGAGCCTGGTGACCGTAAGTTATAGCGCCGACGAGCGTATTGAGCTGACCAGCCTGATCGGTGAAGTGCGGGCACATACCCGGGCACGCGTGAACTTCGCCGCCGTGGGTCCGCGTGAACAGGCTCAGATGATCGGGACGCTGGGGGCGTGCGGCCGCGAGAACTGCTCGAGCAACCACCTGCAGGACTTTGCACCGGTCAGCATCCGCATGGCGCGCGACCAGCAGTTGCCCCTGAACCCGGAAAAGCTCTCCGGACCCTGTGGACGGCTGCTGTGCTGCCTGCAGTTCGAGCACACCCAGTACCTGGAGCTGCTCAAGGACCTGCCGCGCAAGAACGCCAAGGTTTGTCACGAGGGCTCCGGGGCCTGCGGCAAGGTCACCAAACTGCATCCGCTGAGCGGCACAGTGGACGTGCATACCGATCAGGGCACGCTTCTGGGGGTGCCGGCCGCTGACCTGCGCCGCGCAACAGAGGAAGCTCGCATTCCATCCGAGAAGGGTGCCCGCCCGCCTCGCCGGGATCCCGGTACAGGCGCCAGCTGA
- a CDS encoding M3 family oligoendopeptidase, producing MTQLEAVERKLQVSDTQGRWETYAPRFVALQEQNLTAAAVPDWLARWSALSAELNDVGSKLSVHADLHTDDAAAQIRYQEFLAQVMPSAQRAGHALIQKLLSVPDYTPPADFALNYRRFRDAAALFREANVDLGVVHEAQKNRHSVLTGNQKVMLGGQELTIPQARQRLDSPERREREEAWHALADSNLKVAVDLDAVMLDLIATRRQLARNADETNYRDFRWKELDRVDYTPADCRAFHEAVRDEVVPLTTELMGAIATQLGLDRIRPWDYNRNNLLDPQGRESLKPFKTGVELEELAQRAFAGLDQDLAARFQQMRETGLLDLESRPGKMTHAYCQYFPTTNEPFVLMNVVGTAEDVRVLFHEVGHAFHGFYSGDAQPLVWNRWSPIEFVEIPSMAMEFLTLDHLGHALSGDELARYREKLLQGVVGFLPWAAQMDAFQHWLYAEAPEKLTVADLDHKWLELDRTFHPFVEWEGLNEGIRAKGWQYYHIFQAPFYYIEYAMCYLAAVGIWREARSDAASALARYKASLRLGSTSPVPELYRATGVEFRFDRDYIRGLMAFLKEQLQA from the coding sequence ATGACTCAACTTGAAGCAGTCGAACGCAAGCTGCAGGTGAGCGACACGCAGGGGCGTTGGGAGACCTACGCGCCCCGGTTTGTGGCTTTGCAGGAACAGAATCTCACAGCGGCCGCCGTGCCCGACTGGCTGGCGCGCTGGAGTGCCCTGAGCGCTGAATTGAACGACGTTGGCAGCAAGCTCTCGGTCCATGCGGATCTGCACACGGACGACGCGGCTGCGCAGATCCGCTACCAGGAATTCCTGGCGCAGGTGATGCCCTCGGCCCAGCGGGCGGGCCACGCCCTGATCCAGAAGCTGCTGTCGGTGCCGGACTACACGCCTCCAGCGGACTTTGCGCTCAACTACCGGCGGTTCCGTGACGCCGCAGCCCTGTTCCGCGAGGCGAACGTGGACCTGGGTGTGGTCCACGAGGCGCAGAAAAACCGCCATTCGGTACTGACGGGCAACCAGAAGGTCATGCTGGGAGGCCAGGAGCTGACCATTCCCCAGGCCAGGCAGCGCCTCGACAGCCCTGAACGCCGTGAACGCGAGGAAGCCTGGCACGCGCTGGCTGACAGCAACCTGAAGGTCGCCGTTGACCTTGACGCCGTGATGCTGGACCTGATCGCCACCCGGCGGCAGCTGGCGCGCAACGCTGACGAGACCAATTACCGGGACTTCCGCTGGAAGGAGCTCGACCGGGTGGACTACACCCCCGCCGACTGCCGGGCCTTTCATGAAGCGGTGCGCGACGAGGTGGTGCCCCTGACCACCGAGCTCATGGGCGCCATTGCCACCCAACTTGGTCTGGACCGCATCCGGCCCTGGGACTACAACCGCAACAACCTGCTCGACCCCCAAGGCCGCGAGAGCCTCAAGCCCTTCAAGACGGGCGTAGAGCTGGAAGAGCTGGCGCAGCGTGCCTTTGCAGGCCTGGATCAGGACCTCGCCGCACGTTTCCAGCAGATGCGCGAGACCGGGCTGCTGGACCTCGAATCCCGTCCCGGCAAGATGACCCACGCCTACTGTCAGTACTTCCCGACCACCAATGAGCCTTTCGTGCTGATGAACGTAGTGGGCACCGCCGAGGACGTGCGCGTGCTGTTTCATGAGGTCGGCCACGCCTTCCACGGCTTTTACAGCGGGGACGCGCAGCCTCTGGTGTGGAACCGCTGGAGCCCCATCGAGTTCGTGGAGATTCCCAGCATGGCCATGGAATTCCTGACCCTGGACCATCTGGGCCACGCGCTGAGCGGTGACGAACTGGCCCGCTACCGCGAGAAGCTGCTTCAGGGTGTGGTGGGCTTTCTGCCCTGGGCAGCTCAGATGGACGCCTTCCAGCACTGGCTGTACGCCGAGGCGCCAGAGAAGCTGACCGTGGCGGACCTGGACCATAAATGGCTGGAACTGGACCGGACCTTTCATCCCTTTGTCGAGTGGGAAGGCCTGAACGAAGGCATCCGGGCCAAGGGGTGGCAGTACTACCACATCTTCCAGGCACCTTTTTATTACATCGAATACGCCATGTGCTACCTCGCGGCGGTCGGCATCTGGCGCGAGGCCAGAAGTGACGCGGCCAGTGCGCTGGCACGCTATAAGGCCAGCCTGCGCCTGGGCAGCACCTCGCCGGTCCCGGAACTGTACCGGGCAACAGGCGTGGAGTTCCGCTTCGACCGCGACTATATCCGCGGGCTGATGGCATTTTTGAAAGAGCAGTTGCAGGCCTGA
- a CDS encoding DUF4384 domain-containing protein yields the protein MNKKTLTALMALTTATTLGTASAQGRISAQSIIVNPTQPDLSVSVRVDKDASGNQNPAYRIGEKITLSATVNRDAYVYLFNVDPSGEVDQVLPNRLGGDNFVKAGTTRSFPAPGDSFTFDVGGPVGQNKVLALASLTPLNLDQISSFKTTQDQFATVNAKGQAGLAQALSIVVNPLPQNSWVSDTAFYQVVAQNPVTTGSLFVGTNVNATVILNGQRLGGSNVTYSNLRAGTYPVRIQAPGYSDFATTVTIRQGTITNLNVDLAPAPQAVVQAPATTGNAFLDLVGGLLGAITGTQLQDPARSALDQKVTELRNEGYTVQGTRTTTTGYVSTLSKGASTVTVTVTRGANRTLTVQVTETTNYRY from the coding sequence ATGAATAAAAAGACCCTGACTGCGCTTATGGCTCTGACCACGGCCACCACCCTCGGTACCGCTTCTGCTCAGGGACGCATCAGTGCCCAGAGCATCATCGTCAACCCCACCCAGCCCGACCTGAGCGTCAGCGTGCGTGTGGACAAGGATGCCAGCGGCAACCAGAACCCCGCCTACCGCATCGGCGAGAAGATCACCCTGAGTGCCACCGTCAACCGCGACGCCTACGTCTACCTCTTCAACGTGGATCCCAGCGGCGAAGTGGATCAGGTCCTGCCCAACCGTCTGGGCGGCGACAACTTCGTCAAGGCGGGCACGACGCGTTCCTTCCCGGCCCCGGGCGACAGCTTCACCTTTGACGTCGGTGGCCCCGTGGGCCAGAACAAGGTGCTTGCCCTGGCCAGCCTGACGCCGCTGAACCTGGACCAGATCAGCAGCTTCAAGACCACTCAGGACCAGTTCGCGACCGTGAACGCCAAAGGACAGGCCGGGCTGGCCCAGGCCCTGAGCATCGTGGTTAACCCCCTGCCCCAGAACAGCTGGGTCAGTGACACCGCGTTCTACCAGGTGGTGGCCCAGAACCCCGTAACCACCGGTAGCCTGTTTGTCGGCACCAACGTCAACGCCACGGTGATCCTCAATGGTCAGCGTCTGGGCGGCAGCAACGTCACCTACAGCAACCTGCGCGCCGGCACCTACCCTGTGCGGATCCAGGCGCCCGGCTATAGCGACTTCGCCACCACCGTGACCATCCGCCAGGGCACCATCACCAACCTGAACGTGGACCTTGCACCAGCCCCTCAGGCCGTGGTTCAGGCTCCTGCCACGACCGGCAACGCCTTCCTTGACCTGGTCGGCGGCCTGCTGGGCGCCATCACCGGAACCCAGCTGCAGGACCCCGCCCGCAGCGCACTGGACCAGAAAGTCACTGAGCTGCGCAATGAGGGCTACACCGTGCAGGGCACCCGCACCACCACCACCGGCTACGTCAGCACGCTGTCCAAGGGTGCCAGCACCGTGACCGTCACCGTGACCCGTGGCGCCAACCGCACCCTCACTGTTCAGGTCACCGAAACCACCAACTACCGTTACTGA